A stretch of the Mesorhizobium sp. Pch-S genome encodes the following:
- a CDS encoding TetR/AcrR family transcriptional regulator, translating to MKNSGEVEPAAGTGSPSVVGKSKGGRPSREAQAALNRRILESAAELFAVQGFAATTMEQVASVCGAGKDTIYRRYSSKSALFKALMEGLQGEVLSELDELMAIDSSASKRLKRFARALLSINLRPQMIALNRVALGEAVAFGGVQPTPTVESPIMMRFAALVKQAQAEGFLKEGNAFFVAEQLLYATSIKPLISAMLGEDRFVDPAEIERYFNRAWKLFLEGALGGDGQA from the coding sequence ATGAAGAATTCCGGCGAGGTGGAACCCGCTGCGGGGACCGGCTCACCGTCCGTTGTCGGCAAGTCCAAGGGTGGCCGTCCCTCCAGGGAGGCGCAGGCGGCACTCAATCGGCGGATATTGGAGAGCGCTGCCGAACTGTTTGCCGTTCAGGGCTTCGCGGCCACCACGATGGAACAGGTGGCCTCGGTCTGCGGAGCGGGCAAGGATACGATCTATCGCCGCTATTCCTCGAAGTCCGCACTGTTCAAGGCCTTGATGGAGGGGCTGCAGGGGGAGGTCCTGTCGGAACTCGATGAGCTGATGGCGATCGATTCAAGCGCGTCGAAGCGCCTGAAACGTTTTGCGCGGGCACTGCTGTCGATCAATCTGCGGCCCCAGATGATCGCTCTCAATCGCGTCGCCCTCGGCGAAGCCGTAGCCTTCGGAGGCGTACAGCCGACGCCAACCGTCGAAAGCCCGATCATGATGCGCTTTGCCGCTCTGGTGAAGCAGGCGCAGGCCGAGGGCTTCTTGAAGGAAGGAAATGCCTTCTTCGTTGCGGAGCAGCTGCTTTACGCGACCTCGATCAAGCCGCTGATCTCGGCCATGCTCGGAGAAGACAGGTTCGTCGATCCCGCCGAGATAGAGCGGTATTTCAATCGAGCCTGGAAACTTTTCCTGGAGGGTGCTCTCGGCGGCGACGGGCAGGCTTAG
- a CDS encoding MFS transporter, translated as MTEVTRADTSGDHHHVNPGDIAVGVVIGRTSEFFDFFVYAIASVIVFPKLVFPNTDPLTATAYSFAIFALAFLTRPLGTVLFMAVDRRYGRSAKLTVALLLLGTSTVAIAFLPGYATIGAASAWLLALARIGQGIAWGGTWDGLPSLLSLNAPEHRRGLYAMVPQLGAPIGLIVASTLFAFFVVNLSAEDFFGWGWRYPFFVAFAINVVALFARLRLVVTPEFSRLFENGELQPTRVRETLKAEGRVVGIGAFVPLASFALFHMVTVFPLSWVFLFTQEGPGRFLMIEAGSAVFGLLAIVASGLIADRIGRRSLLFSTAIAIAAFSGFAPQLLDGGTAGEIAFMVLGFILLGLSFGQSSGVVASRFSRRYRYTGSAITSDLAWMFGAGFAPLAALLLSANFGLISAGAYLLSGAICTLAALWVAGQAIDRGWQEKSSAE; from the coding sequence ATGACTGAAGTCACACGAGCCGACACGAGCGGCGACCACCATCACGTCAATCCCGGTGACATTGCCGTCGGCGTCGTCATCGGCAGGACGTCGGAGTTCTTCGACTTCTTCGTCTATGCGATCGCCTCAGTGATCGTCTTCCCGAAGCTCGTATTCCCCAACACCGATCCGCTGACCGCCACCGCCTACTCCTTCGCCATCTTTGCGCTGGCCTTCCTGACCAGGCCGCTCGGCACGGTGCTGTTCATGGCCGTCGACCGCCGCTATGGCCGCAGCGCCAAGCTGACCGTCGCGCTGCTGCTGCTCGGCACCTCGACCGTGGCCATCGCCTTCCTGCCGGGATACGCTACCATCGGTGCCGCTTCGGCCTGGCTGCTGGCGCTGGCACGCATCGGCCAGGGCATCGCCTGGGGCGGCACCTGGGACGGACTGCCGTCGCTTTTGTCGCTCAACGCGCCCGAGCATCGGCGCGGGCTCTATGCGATGGTGCCGCAACTCGGTGCCCCGATCGGGCTGATCGTGGCCAGCACGCTGTTCGCCTTCTTCGTCGTCAACCTGTCGGCCGAGGACTTCTTCGGCTGGGGCTGGCGCTATCCGTTCTTCGTCGCCTTCGCCATCAATGTCGTCGCGCTCTTCGCCCGGCTGCGCCTTGTCGTGACGCCGGAGTTCAGCCGGCTGTTCGAGAATGGCGAATTGCAACCGACCCGCGTGCGCGAGACGCTCAAGGCCGAGGGTCGCGTCGTCGGCATCGGCGCGTTCGTGCCGCTGGCGAGCTTCGCCCTGTTCCACATGGTGACGGTGTTCCCGCTGTCCTGGGTGTTCCTGTTCACGCAGGAAGGACCGGGGCGCTTCCTGATGATCGAGGCGGGCAGCGCGGTGTTCGGCCTGCTGGCGATCGTCGCTTCCGGCCTGATCGCCGACCGCATCGGCAGGCGCTCGCTGCTGTTCAGCACGGCCATCGCGATCGCCGCCTTCAGCGGCTTCGCGCCGCAGCTTCTCGACGGCGGCACCGCGGGCGAGATCGCCTTCATGGTTCTGGGCTTCATCCTGCTTGGCCTGTCCTTCGGCCAGTCCTCGGGCGTGGTGGCATCGCGGTTCTCGCGCCGTTACCGCTACACCGGCTCGGCCATCACATCGGACCTCGCCTGGATGTTCGGCGCCGGCTTCGCGCCACTGGCCGCCCTGCTGCTTTCGGCCAATTTCGGCCTGATCTCGGCCGGCGCCTACCTGCTCTCCGGCGCGATCTGCACGCTGGCGGCGTTGTGGGTCGCCGGACAGGCGATCGACCGGGGCTGGCAAGAGAAAAGCTCGGCCGAGTAG
- a CDS encoding ABC transporter substrate-binding protein produces the protein MDRRIFCGSLLLGGLAAALPARAAEPLTVTDMAGRKVRLPAMPRRIVLLEARDIVSMSLLHPDPAALVVGWAAVDRIDSDAVRDGFERKRQIPVVGKQTPDTISFEGLISLSPDLVVANLYMAPQGSKDLLVERLESAGVPVIFSDLSSNASGDQAPAKSTIADFHEQMRMWGDVLGAADKAAAYIALVDAHLKRVASCVADAAPVTTYLEVQSTVDDCCWAAGSRVWGELLELAGGRTLPGVTAPWFQKLQLEYLVSTPSDVYIASGGGWSAGGRPSIGPGFTAAQGREGLQRLIQRTGFDQLSSVRNGRVHGIWTGLISIPPFNILFVEQAAKWLHPEPCRDIDPAATLAEINERFLSVPIKGPLWASLRD, from the coding sequence ATGGACAGGCGCATATTCTGCGGAAGCCTGCTGCTGGGAGGGCTGGCGGCGGCCCTGCCGGCCCGCGCTGCGGAACCGCTGACCGTCACCGACATGGCCGGCCGCAAGGTCCGGCTGCCAGCCATGCCCAGGCGCATCGTCCTGCTGGAAGCCCGCGATATCGTCAGCATGTCGCTGCTGCATCCGGACCCGGCCGCGCTCGTCGTGGGCTGGGCAGCCGTCGATCGCATCGACAGCGACGCCGTGAGGGATGGGTTCGAGCGCAAGCGGCAGATCCCGGTCGTCGGCAAGCAGACGCCCGACACGATTTCGTTCGAGGGACTGATCAGCCTGTCGCCCGACCTCGTCGTGGCCAATCTGTACATGGCCCCCCAGGGCAGCAAGGACCTGCTGGTCGAGCGCCTGGAGAGCGCCGGTGTTCCCGTCATTTTCAGCGATCTCTCCAGCAACGCTTCCGGCGACCAGGCCCCCGCCAAGAGCACCATCGCCGATTTCCACGAGCAGATGCGCATGTGGGGCGACGTGCTCGGCGCCGCTGACAAGGCCGCCGCATACATCGCCCTTGTCGACGCGCATCTGAAGCGGGTCGCGTCCTGCGTGGCAGATGCGGCTCCGGTCACAACCTATCTGGAAGTCCAGTCCACCGTCGACGACTGCTGCTGGGCAGCCGGCAGCAGGGTCTGGGGGGAGCTGCTCGAACTTGCCGGCGGCAGGACGCTGCCCGGCGTGACGGCACCCTGGTTCCAGAAGCTCCAGCTCGAATATCTCGTTTCGACGCCAAGCGACGTCTACATCGCCTCAGGCGGCGGGTGGTCCGCCGGCGGGCGTCCGTCGATCGGGCCGGGCTTCACGGCGGCGCAAGGTCGGGAGGGTCTGCAACGACTGATCCAACGCACGGGTTTCGACCAGCTGTCCAGCGTGCGCAACGGACGTGTCCACGGTATCTGGACCGGGCTCATCTCCATCCCGCCCTTCAACATCCTGTTTGTCGAACAGGCGGCGAAGTGGCTGCATCCGGAACCGTGCCGCGACATCGACCCGGCGGCGACGCTGGCCGAGATCAACGAGCGTTTCCTCTCCGTGCCGATCAAGGGGCCGCTCTGGGCCTCCTTGCGGGATTAG
- a CDS encoding TonB-dependent siderophore receptor, translating into MAFGACRAAFLGTTSLLVFSGGALAQEPATQLEKIVLEGRSGSTSADRILQKNTATATKTGTPVAETPQSVTTITRKQIEEQSPRTVSEALRYTTGVLSDRDSNSRYDSIFLRGFGAFGTATSYVNYLDGLKLPRGQAFAQPSIDPYLLDRIDVLKGPSALLYGQVSPGGLVNQVSRMPSAQPSNEVRIEGGSHGRVQGGLTSRGALNADGTLQYGISAVGRLSGTRYDDVDEKRLAIAPAVTWQPDADTTLTISGYYQNDPEGGYFNSLYPGFLAPQAYRPYLNSKLNIGDPSFDAFKREQYGIGYRLEHRFNETVTVRSALRYSHVDTDFSSLQMSGPLGANGVIPRHALRSIEDVGGLSLDNQAEFHFDTAAVKHTLLTGIDHQNSTSDWEYRFGAAPSLDVVNPIYGQPIGPLATIINNGQTLRQTGVYVQDQMSFGGFRAVVGVRHDWTRQETDNRLARTSSEQSSRATSYRAGLLYLFDNGIAPYVSYSTSFEPNVGVTAKGAPFVPSKAQQYEVGVKYQPAGLDALFTVSAFDIRQQDALVPDTFGFNVQEGEIHSRGLEFEARGNVTDNLELIGALTLLDTKVSKAAVPANVGKRPQAVPEYYGSLWANYTFDADALQGLSIGGGLRFVGSSYADNANAVKADGYTLVDAALRYDFGAKNPNLKGLQGTLNITNLFNKQYYSSCSSNIYCQYGNGREVLAGLNYKW; encoded by the coding sequence ATGGCTTTTGGTGCATGCAGGGCGGCGTTTCTGGGAACGACCTCTCTTCTGGTCTTTTCGGGGGGCGCACTCGCCCAGGAACCCGCGACGCAATTGGAAAAGATCGTCCTGGAAGGACGGTCCGGATCGACCTCGGCCGACCGCATCCTGCAGAAGAATACGGCAACCGCCACAAAGACCGGAACGCCGGTCGCGGAAACTCCGCAATCGGTGACGACGATCACCCGCAAGCAGATCGAGGAACAGAGCCCGCGCACGGTCAGCGAAGCGCTGCGCTACACGACCGGCGTTCTCTCGGACCGCGATTCGAACTCCCGCTACGATTCGATCTTCCTGCGCGGCTTCGGCGCTTTTGGAACCGCGACGAGCTACGTCAACTATCTCGACGGGCTGAAGCTGCCGCGCGGACAGGCCTTCGCGCAACCGTCGATCGACCCTTACCTGCTCGACCGGATCGACGTGCTCAAGGGCCCATCGGCGCTTCTCTACGGGCAGGTGAGCCCGGGCGGCCTCGTCAACCAGGTCAGCCGCATGCCTTCGGCGCAGCCGTCCAACGAGGTCCGCATCGAAGGCGGGTCGCATGGCCGCGTGCAGGGCGGGTTGACCTCGCGCGGCGCCCTGAACGCGGATGGAACGCTGCAATACGGCATCAGCGCGGTCGGCCGGCTGTCCGGCACCCGCTATGACGATGTCGATGAAAAGCGCCTCGCCATCGCCCCTGCGGTGACCTGGCAACCCGATGCCGACACGACCCTGACGATCTCGGGCTATTACCAGAACGACCCGGAAGGCGGATATTTCAATTCGCTCTATCCGGGGTTCCTGGCTCCCCAGGCCTACCGGCCCTACCTTAATTCGAAGCTGAACATCGGCGATCCTTCCTTCGACGCCTTCAAGCGGGAACAATACGGCATCGGCTACCGCCTGGAGCATCGCTTCAACGAAACCGTGACCGTCCGCTCCGCCCTGCGCTATTCCCACGTGGACACGGACTTCAGTTCCCTGCAGATGTCAGGGCCGCTGGGCGCGAACGGGGTCATCCCGCGCCATGCCCTGCGCTCGATCGAGGATGTCGGCGGCCTGTCGCTCGACAACCAGGCGGAGTTTCATTTCGACACCGCGGCCGTAAAGCACACGCTCCTGACCGGCATCGACCACCAGAATTCGACGAGTGACTGGGAATATCGTTTCGGTGCAGCACCGTCGCTCGATGTGGTCAATCCCATCTACGGGCAGCCGATCGGCCCGCTCGCGACGATCATCAACAACGGACAGACGCTGCGACAGACCGGCGTCTACGTCCAGGACCAGATGAGCTTCGGCGGTTTCCGCGCGGTAGTCGGCGTGCGCCATGACTGGACGCGGCAGGAGACCGACAACCGGCTGGCGCGGACATCGTCAGAGCAATCGAGCAGAGCCACAAGCTATCGCGCCGGCCTGCTCTATCTGTTCGACAACGGCATCGCCCCCTATGTGAGCTATTCCACATCCTTTGAACCGAATGTCGGCGTCACCGCCAAAGGTGCACCCTTCGTACCGAGCAAGGCACAGCAATACGAGGTCGGCGTGAAATACCAGCCTGCCGGACTCGACGCGCTGTTCACGGTCTCCGCCTTCGATATCCGGCAACAGGATGCGCTCGTGCCCGACACGTTCGGCTTCAACGTGCAGGAAGGCGAAATCCACTCGCGCGGCCTCGAATTCGAAGCCAGGGGCAATGTCACCGACAACCTCGAACTGATCGGCGCGCTGACGCTGCTCGACACGAAGGTCAGCAAGGCGGCCGTCCCGGCGAATGTCGGCAAACGGCCCCAGGCAGTGCCCGAATATTATGGTTCGCTCTGGGCGAACTATACCTTCGATGCCGACGCCCTCCAGGGCCTGTCGATCGGCGGCGGGCTGCGCTTCGTCGGCTCCAGCTATGCTGACAATGCCAATGCGGTGAAGGCCGATGGCTATACGCTTGTCGATGCCGCCCTGCGCTATGACTTCGGCGCAAAGAACCCCAACCTCAAGGGGCTACAGGGCACGTTGAACATCACCAACCTGTTCAACAAGCAATACTATTCGAGCTGCAGCTCGAACATCTATTGCCAGTACGGTAATGGCCGCGAAGTCCTGGCGGGCCTCAACTACAAATGGTGA
- a CDS encoding siderophore-interacting protein → MPAPRKRRYAATAVTPFSKVEAFLEPILASIATHDISVQRLGGRFEFQSPYGVGFLEATAGQLRLSVETDNRHALNRLKHALVGPISFIAAGEALQFEWTGDEAGLTPLEDLRILRVRRTAQLTPRMLRIGFEGEDLARFDRNDQLHCRLIFQPKDVVSPQWPSIDDRGHIVWPQRRKLDTRVYTIRSIDVPKGELTIDFALHDRAGPATRWAIAASAGDLVGIVGPAADGPRPAGFYVLAGDETGLPGIARILENLDSDARGFAFVEIGGLSEKLPLAHPAGIQLQWLDRQGAQPGTTSHLVDAVRSVAWPSDRQDSFFWGGCEHKAFRQIHRYLRNELHLPRERQVFYSHWHRTLSEEDIIAAGASAYLPD, encoded by the coding sequence ATGCCGGCCCCTCGCAAGCGCCGATACGCGGCAACCGCGGTGACGCCTTTTTCGAAGGTCGAGGCGTTTCTCGAACCGATCCTGGCATCGATCGCGACACACGACATCAGCGTTCAGCGGCTGGGCGGTCGTTTCGAGTTCCAATCGCCATATGGCGTCGGCTTTCTCGAAGCGACCGCCGGCCAACTGCGCCTGTCGGTGGAAACCGACAACCGCCATGCGCTCAACCGCCTGAAGCATGCACTGGTCGGACCGATCTCCTTCATCGCCGCCGGCGAGGCGTTGCAGTTCGAATGGACCGGCGATGAAGCCGGGCTGACGCCGCTGGAAGACCTGCGCATCCTGCGTGTCAGGCGAACTGCACAGCTCACCCCACGCATGCTGCGGATCGGCTTCGAGGGAGAAGATCTGGCCCGCTTCGACCGGAACGACCAGCTCCATTGCCGGCTGATCTTCCAGCCGAAAGACGTCGTATCGCCGCAATGGCCGAGCATCGACGATCGCGGTCACATCGTATGGCCGCAGCGGCGCAAGCTCGACACGCGCGTCTACACCATCCGTTCGATCGACGTTCCAAAAGGCGAACTCACCATCGACTTCGCTCTGCACGACCGTGCAGGACCCGCGACGCGGTGGGCCATCGCAGCGTCAGCGGGCGATCTCGTCGGCATTGTCGGCCCCGCCGCCGACGGTCCAAGGCCCGCTGGCTTCTATGTGCTTGCGGGAGATGAGACAGGACTGCCGGGCATTGCCCGTATCCTCGAAAACCTCGACAGCGATGCCCGGGGCTTCGCGTTTGTCGAGATCGGCGGACTGAGCGAAAAACTGCCGCTGGCCCATCCGGCGGGGATCCAGCTTCAATGGCTCGATCGTCAAGGCGCCCAGCCCGGAACCACATCACACCTCGTCGATGCGGTCCGCTCGGTGGCGTGGCCTTCCGATCGCCAGGATTCGTTCTTCTGGGGTGGCTGCGAACACAAGGCCTTCCGCCAGATCCATCGATACCTGCGCAACGAACTGCATCTGCCACGCGAACGCCAGGTTTTCTATTCGCACTGGCATCGCACGCTCAGCGAGGAAGATATCATCGCCGCAGGCGCGTCGGCATATCTGCCCGATTGA
- a CDS encoding transporter, whose protein sequence is MRVEYRPDSDQMYYAFGQGTISRSGDIDRNDRFGIGAEYKLTEKIGLNGEISYGTGGVGGLAAITYNPTADDQYYIGYRLDPTRAFDLDRNYDPIGTDSGQIVGGVKRKINDTLSAFSEDSYDMFGSRRSLNQTYGVIYTPDAMWTVNASFEAGRVEDDGIYAVLDQNGKETGQYQRRDSFNRRAVSMSLGYNDEEAGITGRVRGEARFDSSSTGRGDVNTYLFAAGLSWKTDPNWRVLANVEGVWSASGNCDASIIANNCINSFRDGDYVEASLGYAYRPVDNDRLNALFKYTWLYDLPGNDQVSAVTGDRFGPLQRSHIMSADFTYDLVPWLSIGGKYGFRIGDVRYRERVSGNNVAIDDGWQRSSAHLGIVRADLHIVKQWDALVEARALAMPEADTVDYGALVALYRHVGENFKVGVGYNFGRFSDDLRDLTLDDRGVFLNVVGKF, encoded by the coding sequence GTGCGCGTCGAATACCGGCCCGACAGCGACCAGATGTATTACGCCTTCGGCCAGGGAACGATCAGCCGCTCCGGCGACATAGACCGCAACGACCGCTTCGGCATCGGCGCCGAATACAAGCTGACCGAGAAGATCGGCCTCAATGGCGAGATTTCCTACGGCACCGGCGGTGTCGGCGGCCTGGCCGCCATCACATACAATCCCACCGCCGACGACCAGTATTACATCGGCTACAGGCTCGACCCCACCCGCGCCTTCGATCTCGATCGCAACTATGACCCGATCGGCACCGACAGTGGCCAGATCGTCGGCGGCGTCAAGCGCAAGATCAACGACACCTTGTCGGCCTTCTCCGAAGACAGCTACGACATGTTCGGAAGCCGGCGCTCGCTCAACCAGACCTATGGCGTCATCTACACGCCCGACGCGATGTGGACCGTCAACGCCTCTTTCGAGGCTGGCCGGGTCGAGGATGACGGGATCTATGCCGTCCTCGACCAGAACGGCAAGGAGACCGGCCAGTACCAGCGGCGCGACAGTTTCAACCGCAGGGCAGTGTCGATGTCGCTCGGCTACAATGACGAGGAAGCGGGCATCACCGGCCGCGTGCGCGGCGAGGCCCGCTTTGACAGCTCCAGCACCGGCCGCGGCGACGTCAACACCTATCTCTTCGCTGCCGGCCTGTCGTGGAAGACGGATCCGAACTGGCGCGTGCTCGCCAATGTGGAGGGCGTCTGGTCCGCATCCGGCAATTGCGACGCCAGCATCATCGCCAACAACTGCATCAACTCCTTCCGCGATGGCGACTATGTCGAGGCATCGCTGGGTTACGCCTACCGTCCGGTCGACAACGACCGGCTGAACGCGCTGTTCAAATACACCTGGCTCTATGATCTGCCCGGCAACGATCAGGTCAGCGCCGTGACCGGCGACCGTTTCGGCCCCTTGCAGCGCAGCCACATAATGTCGGCGGACTTCACCTACGATCTGGTGCCATGGCTCTCGATCGGCGGCAAATACGGCTTCCGCATCGGCGACGTGCGGTATCGCGAGCGTGTCAGCGGCAACAACGTCGCCATCGACGACGGCTGGCAACGGTCATCGGCGCATCTCGGCATCGTTCGCGCCGACCTGCATATCGTGAAGCAATGGGATGCCCTGGTCGAGGCACGCGCCCTGGCGATGCCCGAAGCCGACACGGTCGACTATGGCGCGCTCGTCGCGCTCTATCGTCATGTCGGGGAGAACTTCAAGGTCGGCGTTGGCTACAATTTCGGCCGGTTCTCCGACGACCTTCGCGATCTCACGCTCGACGACAGGGGGGTGTTCCTCAACGTCGTCGGCAAGTTCTGA